One Coffea eugenioides isolate CCC68of chromosome 2, Ceug_1.0, whole genome shotgun sequence genomic window, CTATAGTTACAAAGCACTAGTTAGGTTAATttcacaaaaagaaaagaaaacaaatatcactgcaaaagaaattaaaaatagaGGGAAGTTACGGGAGAAGGAACTAGTTAACTTGGGTTAtgtatttataattttttttttttcggaaacGATAGATGCCATTTTATAGATAATGAAACTGTACAATATTTGAACAACTGCTCAACCTACTATACAAAGTGTACCAGGACACTTAAGAAGAGTCATAAATCCTCTCCTCATCCATAAGTATGCTTAGAGCATAGTTGCTAAGATGATTACATAAAGTCATATTACTGATATTTGTTGCTTCAAAAGAGCACATTTGAAACAGATTAGCTAAAGCATTAATATCTTCAACTAGCATGGCAGTGTTTGGATTATCCCCTTTCCCAGCTTTTATGTATTTATAGTTATTTAAGCAATTTTTATCATGCAGGAGGAATGGGTTGGATGGCTCAGCCTTTAGGAGAaggagtgtaagtgagagatcTTGAATTTGAACCCCTTCCATTTATACTAAAAATAAGTAATTTttcttacactaaaaaaaaaaaagagcaattTCTATCGCGAGGATAGATGTAGAACATATCAAAAGTAGTACACCAAATATGAAGTCGTGAATAATGGTTGGAAAATTAATGTTGATATATTggcttttcaaaaaataaaaaaaggaagaaaataatttaaaagacaaaagaggaaaaaggcaCAAAAACCTTTTAGTTGGTATAAATTGAACTagaaccagaaaaaaaaaaaaaacttaattcaTGCACAACAACAATTTGATTAACAGACAGTGTCCCTAATCTTAGTTTGGCTCCATAAACGTGTCATCATCCATCAATACCAAAATCCCACAGCTGAATAAACCGTCAAAACCGCTGCTATTCGGCTCGTCTCCGTCCCAATTTAGCCACTTCTAACTTCCAACGCATCTTCACAAGATGGAGGAGTTATTGTGCAAACCTGATAATTCACGTCCCAAAAGAATGGTGGTCATATACATATAGATAATCAAATACTACTAGCAATCCAAGGTTTTCTTTTTCCTGAAATAAATTTCGGAATTGATTCGAATATTTTTTTGAGGGAAAGAAAATAGAATATCAACCACGTAACGTTTCATTCTAATAGAGTTACTTGGACTTCTGTTGCTTCCAACaggggaaaagaagaagaaggaaaaaaaaaaagggctacattaaatttggaaataccatttttttccttttcaaagtCTGTTTCGGAGATGATAGGCCACAAATTATCTTGATTAATGGCATGTGGCAAATAGGGCTCTTCTTGGTCGACTTCCATTAGAGATTTCCCTGCCGTCCGTGGTATTAAAACACAGCCTCGCATTTCCGTGACAGGAAAGAGATGGCAGAAGAATCTGGCATGACTGCAGGAGGAGGAGATAGAGATAGAGATAGAGATGTGGAGGAActgcaagaagaagaaaaggacgAAGATAACATTATTGGTATGATCAACAGCAGAATCAGTTTGGATACAAGTACGAGCGGCGTTAACCCTTCATCCCCCCTCTGGGAATTGAATCTTCTCATCCtcctttccttcctttctttatCTCCCGAAGAATGTTTagatttagaaaattttgatgAAAACACCCACAAAGATTCAAGACCGAGGCACCCCCTCTCACCAAGTTTACAGATAATTAGAAAGCGACAGATGTGCGAGTTCAGAGCTCCTCCTGAACGGCAATCTGCGAGGTTTCAGACCAGGGCAAGAGATTGCAGGTAAAGCCTAATGAGCCTCTTCTCTCAATCTCAACTcttaaaaaatatatagaagaaaatttttgatcttttttcttctttattgtACAGGCACTTCAGACAAGTGTGAAAATACACCCCAACAGCGCCCATGTCCCGCACCTTCGGGAGCCCGCATGCAAAGCACCAGCTTTGCTTTTTCAAAGGAGGAGTAGTGCTCTGTGTAATTTCGTTGTTTACCTGCTAGTTTTGTGGTTGATGGCCCATACCAATTACCAACAACACCTTTTTTGCTTTGACGGAAATAATAATACGCtgttcttattattattattaattttcttcGCTA contains:
- the LOC113763912 gene encoding uncharacterized protein LOC113763912, giving the protein MAEESGMTAGGGDRDRDRDVEELQEEEKDEDNIIGMINSRISLDTSTSGVNPSSPLWELNLLILLSFLSLSPEECLDLENFDENTHKDSRPRHPLSPSLQIIRKRQMCEFRAPPERQSARFQTRARDCRHFRQV